The following are encoded together in the Syngnathus typhle isolate RoL2023-S1 ecotype Sweden linkage group LG5, RoL_Styp_1.0, whole genome shotgun sequence genome:
- the pptc7a gene encoding protein phosphatase PTC7 homolog yields the protein MLSVLSYGRLVARAVIGGLSQTDGRDYSLVTASCGFGKDFRKGILKKGMCYGDDACFIARHKSADVLGVADGVGGWRDYGVDPSQFSSTLMKTCERLVKEGRFVPSSPVGVLTTSYYELLQNKVPLLGSSTACIVVLDRQSHQLHTANLGDSGFLVVRGGEVVHRSDEQQHYFNTPFQLSIAPPEAVGAVLSDSPDAADSSSFDVQLGDIILTATDGLFDNMPDYMILQELKKLKSANYESIQQTARSIAEQAHDLAYDPHYMSPFAQFACDNGLNVRGGKPDDITVLLSIVAEYTD from the exons ATGTTGTCCGTGCTGTCGTACGGGAGACTGGTTGCCAGAGCTGTCATCGGCGGACTCTCTCAGACGGACGGCCGCGACTACAGCCTGGTGACAGCGAGCTGCGGCTTCGGCAAGGATTTCCGTAAAGGCATTCTGAAGAAAGGAATGTGCTATGGGGACGACGCATGCTTCATCGCCCGACATAAATCTGCCGATGTTTTGG GTGTGGCTGACGGAGTAGGAGGCTGGCGAGACTACGGCGTGGACCCGTCGCAGTTCTCCAGCACTTTGATGAAGACGTGCGAGCGCCTGGTGAAGGAGGGCCGCTTTGTTCCCAGCAGCCCCGTCGGAGTCCTCACCACCAGCTATTATGAGCTGCTGCAGAACAAAGTGCCGCTGCTGG GTAGTAGCACAGCCTGCATTGTGGTGTTGGACCGCCAGAGTCATCAGCTGCACACAGCCAACTTGGGGGACTCTGGCTTCCTGGTGGTTCGTGGGGGGGAGGTGGTCCACCGCTCCGATGAGCAGCAGCATTACTTCAACACGCCCTTCCAACTGTCCATCGCTCCTCCCGAGGCCGTGGGGGCCGTCCTCAGTGACAG CCCAGATGCGGCTGACAGCTCGTCCTTTGACGTTCAGCTGGGTGACATCATCCTCACCGCCACCGATGGCCTCTTCGACAACATGCCTGATTACATGATCCTGCAGGAGCTGAAGAAACTCAAA AGCGCCAACTATGAGAGCATTCAGCAGACTGCCCGCAGTATTGCAGAGCAGGCTCACGACCTGGCCTACGACCCCCACTACATGTCACCTTTTGCACAGTTTGCCTGTGACAACGGACTCAACGTTCGAG GAGGAAAGCCAGATGATATCACAGTCCTGTTGTCCATAGTAGCAGAATACACTGACTAG
- the rad9b gene encoding cell cycle checkpoint control protein RAD9B, which produces MNCTIDGNCIKVFGKAIHALSRIGDELWLDPTVKGLALRSVNSSQSAYGCFLFSSMFFHNYSLASKQTSELIKCKLYVKSLLPLFRCLTSIERNVERCQISLSTPNDKIIIKFVCRHGITKTHNLCYQESPALRAVFDSHLCPNVLKGPARLLANMVMHFQRSQEEVTLSISPLQVILRNYHDGRNDHMKMMFTEMSLHPDEFDNFLCGGDSAITFCLKELRGLLSFAEMHCLPVSVQFGPAGMPVCFSVADTVLEATVVLSTLTDSGAHSQSQPTNTPDPTSQTRHTDVAARDQPSNHHAGIEVVASSQGSPINPSTPLVELHKRTLLTLGTPDATVSGASSMVCSLLFRALSSEQNDENATVLACDSDMEEEDGENRKTPQY; this is translated from the exons ATGAATTGTACCATTGATGGAAACTGTATAAAAG tgtttggaaaggCCATTCATGCACTTTCACGAATTGGAGATGAGCTGTGGTTGGATCCCACCGTCAAAGGG CTGGCTCTGAGATCAGTGAACTCCTCTCAGTCTGCATATGGCTGCTTCTTATTCTCATCGATGTTCTTCCACAACTACAGCCTGGCATCAAAGCAGACGAGTGAATTGATTAAATGCAAGCTTTACGTGAAG TCTTTGCTACCACTTTTCCGATGTTTGACTTCTATCGAACGAAATGTGGAGCGATGTCAGATCTCATTGAGTACTCCcaatgacaaaataataataaagtttgTCTGTCGGCACG gcatcaccaaAACCCATAACCTGTGTTACCAGGAGAGTCCAGCTCTGCGAGCAGTGTTTGATTCACATCTCTGTCCCAATGTGCTAAAGGGTCCTGCCAG GCTTCTTGCCAATATGGTGATGCACTTCCAAAGATCCCAGGAGGAAGTCACCCTCTCCATAAGTCCTCTCCAAGTCATTCTGAGAAATTACCATGATGGAAGAAATG ATCACATGAAGATGATGTTCACTGAGATGTCCTTACACCCCGACGAGTTTGACAATTTTCTGTGCGGAGGGGACTCGGCCATAACCTTCTGTCTGAAGGAGCTGAGG GGTCTGCTGTCCTTTGCAGAGATGCACTGCCTACCAGTTTCCGTGCAGTTTGGTCCTGCAGGAAT GCCTGTGTGCTTTTCTGTGGCGGACACGGTCCTGGAGGCCACTGTGGTGTTGTCTACTTTGACAGACAGTGGAGCCCATTCCCAATCCCAACCAACAAATACCCCAGACCCAACTTCACAGACCAG GCACACAGATGTTGCAGCTAGAGATCAACCCTCGAATCATCACGCTGGCATAGAAGTGGTCGCATCCAGCCAGGGTAGCCCCATCAACCCATCAACTCCTCTGGTGGAGCTTCACAAGCGCACCCTTCTTACACTTGGCACTCCCGATGCGACTGTGAGTGGCGCCTCCTCAATG GTTTGCTCCCTCCTGTTCCGGGctttgtcatcagagcagaaTGATGAGAACGCAACTGTTCTGGCTTGTGACAGTGacatggaggaggaagatggagaGAATAGAAAGACCCCCCAGTATTAG
- the LOC133154686 gene encoding ubiquitin-conjugating enzyme E2 G1-like — protein sequence MTEQSALLLRKQLAELNKNPVEGFSAGLIDDDDIYKWEVVIIGPQDTLFEGGFFKAHLTFPYDYPLRPPKMKLITEIWHPNVAKNGDVCISILHEPGEDKFGYEKPEERWLPIHTVETIMISVISMLADPNSDSPANVDAAKEWREDPNGEFKRKVARCVRKSQEMAYD from the exons AGCTCAACAAGAACCCTGTGGAGGGCTTTTCGGCAGGTCTAATAGATGACGACGACATAtataaatgggaagttgtgatCATCGGTCCCCAAGATACCCTTTT CGAAGGAGGTTTTTTTAAAGCGCATTTAACCTTCCCGTATGACTATCCTCTTCGACCGCCAAAGATGAAGCTCATCACTGAAATCTGGCACCCGAACG TTGCAAAAAATGGGGATGTGTGCATCTCCATTCTGCATGAGCCCGGAGAGGATAAGTTTGGCTATGAGAAACCCGAAGAGCGCTGGCTACCCATCCACACGGTTGAGACAATCATGATTAGTGTCATTTCCATGTTGGCAGACCCCAACAGCGATTCGCCAGCTAATGTAGATGCTGCG AAAGAGTGGCGGGAGGACCCGAACGGTGAATTCAAGAGAAAAGTGGCTCGTTGTGTAAGAAAAAGTCAAGAGATGGCCTATGACTAG